Within Romboutsia sp. CE17, the genomic segment ATATAAATTTAATAATATTTAATAAAAAGTATTATTGAATATATATTTATTCAATAATACTTTTTGCATGCAAAGAAGTATTGATTAATTCAAATTCAATATATAAAATATTAGTAAGATTTAGAAATAGGGGGCAATAGATGAAAACTTTAATTATAGGTAATATTTATGTTGGTGCAATAACTAATATAGATAATTTACCAAGAACTGGTCATGATATTGTGTGTAAAAATCATACTGTAACTATAAGTGAATCTGCTTATAATGTAGCAACAATACTTAAAAACTTTGGTATAGATCATACAATTATATTTCCAGAAGGAAGTGGAATTTATGGGAGTATAATGGAAGAAGAAGTAAAAAAAGGTGGATATGAGATTAAAATAAGAGATAATAGTAAAGATAATGGATACCGTTTATGTTTAGCAAAATCAAATGAAGGAAGAAGTTTCATTACAATAAAGGGAATAGAACAAAACTATCAAAATAACTGGTTTGAAGAGATAAATATAGATGAATATGATAATATTTATATTTCAGGATATGAGTTAGAAGGAAAAAGGGGACAAATGATTTCTCAATGGTTAAGTAAAGTAAGTGATAAAAATATATTTTTTAGGCCAGGTTCTAGAATTTTAGAAATTGACAAAGATACTTTAGAAACAGTGCTTAGATTAAGACCTATAGTACATATTAATGAAGATGAAGCTTTAAAATTTACTGATAAAAAAAGTATAGTGGAAGCTGCAAGGGCAATAAATAAAATAACTCAAAATACTGTTTTTATAACATTGGGAAAAGATGGAGTTATGTGTGCTAGCAACTGTGAATATAGATTTATAGATGGATTTGAAACACAGGTTGTTAATACAATGGGTGCAGGAGATAGTCATATTGGAGCTATTATTGTAGCATATTCTATGGGATATAGCTTAGGTGATTGTTGTTATTTTGCTAATAATGTTGCAGCTAAGGTGGTAGGTATAGAGGAAAGTAGATTAGAAGAAAAATATTTTAAAATAGAAGATTATAATATATATGATTATTTAGAAGCAAAAGGATAATAATAAAATATCCAATCTATAATTTAAGCTTAAATATATGACTATATATAGAATATTATTAATTATACATTAATAATATTTACAAAGAAGCTTATTTAAATTATAGAAAGGATTTTAAATATGAGAAATAAATATGATAGTAAGTTAAAGTATAGGTATAGATACATAGTTGGCATTATAGCATTAATAATGTGTATGTGTTTATACTTTATATTTTTTGATAAAAAAGGTTTATTAGAAGAAGAAGCTAAAAATATAATTAGTGATATTGACAAAGGATATGATGTTATATTAGCTGATAATAATTATACTATAGGAGATAAATCATACTATGTATTATATTCTAATATAAGAAGTAATACTAGATATACTGATAAGTTTAATATTGATTCTAAAGTATATTATAGAATAGATGCTAGTTATTATAAGTTAGGAAATGAAGAGATATGGCAAGCTAGATATTGTATTGATAAAGAAAGTAAAGAAGTATATATAGAATTTAAGAATAATATCAAATATTTAGTTAGTTATTCAGATTATAATGCAAATATAAATTATGCACTTAGCATTATAAATAAGTATAATAATGTAAAAAATCCACATATAGAAGTAAATGTAGAAGGTGATATTTATACAATTCATTTATATGAGATAATTGAAAATGAAGACGAAAGTCATATAGCAACTATAGGATGGTATACACTAAATACCAAAACAATGGAAGTTAAAAATATGATTACTGAAGAAACATTAAATATGTAGTATTATAGACTCAGTGAAAAGAAATAATTAGACTGGAGAGAAAACAAATGAAGAAGTTATATTATGAAGATCAGTATATAAAAAAATTTACAGCAAATATTGTGGAATTAAAAGAAATAGATAATAAATTTCACATAGTATTAAATAAAACAGCATTTTTCCCAGGTGGTGGAGGTCAGTTTTGTGATTTGGGAAAAATTGATGGTAAAGGCGTATTAGAAGTATATGAGAAAGATAAAAAAATTTATCACGTATTAAATGATAAGCCAAGTGAAAATACTGTAGAATGTATTATAGATTGGGATAGAAGAGAAGATGGGATGCATCAGCATTTTGCACAGCATGTATTATCAGGATGTTTTTACACTAAATATAAAGCGAATACTACAGGATTTCACTTAGGAAAGGATTTTAGTACTGTTGATATAAAAGGATATTTAGAAGAAGAACAAATCAGAGAAATTGAAAACTATGCGAATGAAATAATAAGAGAGAATATACCTCTTACAATCTTAACACCAAATAAAGATGAATTGAAAGATATATGGGTAAGAAGGGATTTACCAGATACAGATGAAGATATAAGAGTAGTAAGAATAGGAGATTTAGATACTAACGCTTGTTGTGGTGTTCATCCAAAATCAACTGGAGAACTAAGACTTATAAAAATTAAAAGATGGGAAAAAAATAGGCAATCTACAAGAATAGAATTCTTAGCAGGAAAAAGAGCTATAGATGATGTTTTAAGAAGAGACGTTTATCTTACAAAGATTTGTAGACATCTTAAATCTAAAGAAGAAGAAGCACTAAATGTTATAAGAGGTTTAGAAGAGAAAATAGAAGAAGGTAATAAAATAAGAAAAAAATTAGAAAATAAAGTGTCTAATTATGAAATTAAAGAAATACTTAAAAATTCGAAAAATTATAAAGGAATATTAGTAGCAGATAAAGTATATGAAGATGAAGATATTAAGTACATAAATAGAATGGCTAGTAAGATTGTAGAAGAAGATAATAGAATAGTTCTAATAGGAGTTAAATATAAGGACAAATCGAATTTAGTTTTTGCTTCATCTAAGAATTTAAGTAAAATAAGTATGAATGACTTAATAAAAGAAGCCTTAGAAGTAGTTAATGGAAAAGGTGGAGGAAGTATTAATTTAGCACAAGGATCGTGTACTAATTTTAAAAATCTTGAAAAAGTAATTCAAGATGCTATTGATACTATAGAAGAAATAATATAAACGCATATAATTGACGAGAAATAATAAATATGATATTATAAAAAACATGTAAATAAAGTGCTCTGGATATCATCGATAAACAGAGCATTTTTATTGTTAATAGGACGTAGACATATTATACGGAAGGTGAGATTAATCATGAAAAAAGAAATATTCAACGGAGCCAAATTAAAAGTAGCTAGAATATATAGAGGAAAAACTGTAGATCAACTTGCGAAAGAAATTAACATAAATAAAAAAGATATAATTGCATTTGAAGAAAATAAATATAAGCCAACTCCAGAAAATACTATGAAATTATCAAATAATCTTAGATTTCCAAGAGAATATTTTTTCAAACAAGAGAATATAAAAGTAACTGTTGAAGGAAGTCATTTTAATCCTCAATCAACAATACCTAGAAACGAAGAAATATCATATAGAGAAAAATTGATAATGACTCATAAAATATACAATTTTATGCAAGGTTATATAAAGTTTCCAGAACTTAATTTGCCAGATAACCTAAATAAAAGTGATGATATAGAAGAAATGGCTACTAAAACTAGGAGATATTGGGGCTTAGGAGATAAAGCAATAGGGAATATGGTAAGCTTACTAGAGAGCAATGGTGTACTTTTATCTGCTATAAATATAGATAGAAAGGGAGCATCACCATATACTCAAAAGCAAAAATTAAATAAAGAAGATCAGTATGTAATAGCTTTAGGAAATGATAAAAAATCAGCTACAATAAGAAATTATGATTTAGCTTATGAGTTAGCATATATAATATCTAATGAATTAAATATACCATCAAAAAAATTTAATGCGGATGAATTTGCATGTGCATTTTTATTACCAAAGGATACATTTTTACAAGATTTAATTAATCCTAATGAATTAGATGCATATATAGAGCTAAAGGCTAAGTGGTTAGTTCCAATATCAATATTAATATTTAGGGCATATACACTAGGTGCCATAAATTATAAAAAATATAATTATTTAATGAATGAAATGAATAAATTAGGATGGCTTAAAAAAGAGCCATTAGATGATAATATAAAAGGAATAGCACCACAAACATTAAAAACTGCTGTTGATTTGCTATTTGAAAATAATATAATGAGTAAAAATACTTTAATAGATAATTTATCTAATTATGGTATAGATATGTATCCTGAAGATATAGAGCTATTAATAGGTCTAAAAGAAGGTACATTAGCTACAAAAGTTGCAAAAAATAAGTCGAGTAATAAGAACAATGTAAAAGTTGTAGATTTTAAAAATAAAAAGAGAAAATAAATAAGATATATTATAAAGAATAATAAATAAGGGCTAGATTTAATTCTAGTCCTTATTTATTATTTAAATTATTAGAAGAAAAATTAAATTACAAAAATTTATAAATTAGGAAGGTAAAGAATGAAATATACATTAAATGAATACATAGATAAAATAAAATCATTACCAATAAAAAGTAAATATACTAAAGAAGAAATACTTACAGAAAATTTTTTAATAGACAAAGATGGAAATTTGGAAATTTATTATGCTCCTCATAATGAATATATAAATCAAAATGCAAAAGTATTTATAATTGGAATAACACCAGGATTTCAACAAATGAGTACAGCATTGGCAACAGCTAGGTATGGAATTGAAAAGGATAAGTCATTAGAAGAAATACAATATGAATGTAAAGTTGCAGGTAGATTTAGTGGTAGCTTGAGAAAGAATATAATATCAATGTTAGATGAAATAAAGCTTAATGAGGCTTTAGGAATCTTAAGTTGTGATGAATTATTTAAAGATAAAGATTATCTTCTTCATACAACATCTTTAATACCATACTCAGTATTTTCAAAGGGAAATAATTATACTGGTCATAGCCCAAAATTAATTAAAAGTGATTTTCTTATGAAATATGTATATGAAAATATAAGCTATAATATAGAAAATTTAAATGAAGTATTGATTATTCCTTTAGGCAAAGCAGTAGAAGAAGTATTAGATAATTTAGTTAATAAGAATATAATTAAAGAAAGTCAAATATTAAGAGGATTCCCCCATCCATCAGGAGCTAATGGTCACAGGTTAGTACAGTTAAGTGAAAATAAAGAAAATATGATAAGAATAATAAAAGATAGGTTATAAAGTTTAATATAATAATATTAAATCTAATTAATTTTTTATAAGTATACTCTTTAAATAAATGGGATATGTTAAAAATATATGATGAATTTATTAACATTTAAGGAGAGTAAACTATGTCAGATAAAAATCCCACAATGATACAAAGTGCAAGAGGATCTGTATTCTCTGTATTTAGTGATGATGAGTTAAGAGAAATAACTGAAGATAGCAAAAGAAAAGTTGCAGTTTCAGGCAAAATAAATAATCCAGGAATAATAGAAGTTCCAGAGGGAGCAACGTTAAATGAAATTATAGATATGTGTGGAGGAATATTAAATAAAAGTAACTTTAAGGCTGCACAACTGGGGATTCCATTTGGTGGATTTTTAAGTAAAGATAGCTTAGATGAAGAATTAGATTTTAACCTATTTGATAAAAATACTACTAGAACAATTATAATTTTATCAGAAGAAGACTGTATAATTCAGTATGCTGGATATTACATAGATTATTTACTTGGAAAAATGCAAGAAGGTAGTTATGAAAAGTATAATTTAGTAGAAGCTGAAATAAAAAGAATGTGGAGGATACTAGATAGAATTAGCAAAGGGC encodes:
- a CDS encoding PfkB family carbohydrate kinase, coding for MKTLIIGNIYVGAITNIDNLPRTGHDIVCKNHTVTISESAYNVATILKNFGIDHTIIFPEGSGIYGSIMEEEVKKGGYEIKIRDNSKDNGYRLCLAKSNEGRSFITIKGIEQNYQNNWFEEINIDEYDNIYISGYELEGKRGQMISQWLSKVSDKNIFFRPGSRILEIDKDTLETVLRLRPIVHINEDEALKFTDKKSIVEAARAINKITQNTVFITLGKDGVMCASNCEYRFIDGFETQVVNTMGAGDSHIGAIIVAYSMGYSLGDCCYFANNVAAKVVGIEESRLEEKYFKIEDYNIYDYLEAKG
- a CDS encoding alanyl-tRNA editing protein; translation: MKKLYYEDQYIKKFTANIVELKEIDNKFHIVLNKTAFFPGGGGQFCDLGKIDGKGVLEVYEKDKKIYHVLNDKPSENTVECIIDWDRREDGMHQHFAQHVLSGCFYTKYKANTTGFHLGKDFSTVDIKGYLEEEQIREIENYANEIIRENIPLTILTPNKDELKDIWVRRDLPDTDEDIRVVRIGDLDTNACCGVHPKSTGELRLIKIKRWEKNRQSTRIEFLAGKRAIDDVLRRDVYLTKICRHLKSKEEEALNVIRGLEEKIEEGNKIRKKLENKVSNYEIKEILKNSKNYKGILVADKVYEDEDIKYINRMASKIVEEDNRIVLIGVKYKDKSNLVFASSKNLSKISMNDLIKEALEVVNGKGGGSINLAQGSCTNFKNLEKVIQDAIDTIEEII
- a CDS encoding XRE family transcriptional regulator, which produces MKKEIFNGAKLKVARIYRGKTVDQLAKEININKKDIIAFEENKYKPTPENTMKLSNNLRFPREYFFKQENIKVTVEGSHFNPQSTIPRNEEISYREKLIMTHKIYNFMQGYIKFPELNLPDNLNKSDDIEEMATKTRRYWGLGDKAIGNMVSLLESNGVLLSAINIDRKGASPYTQKQKLNKEDQYVIALGNDKKSATIRNYDLAYELAYIISNELNIPSKKFNADEFACAFLLPKDTFLQDLINPNELDAYIELKAKWLVPISILIFRAYTLGAINYKKYNYLMNEMNKLGWLKKEPLDDNIKGIAPQTLKTAVDLLFENNIMSKNTLIDNLSNYGIDMYPEDIELLIGLKEGTLATKVAKNKSSNKNNVKVVDFKNKKRK